TTGGTTCCTCCATACCGGAACATAAGCATAATCCTCAGGATGAGAGTGAAAAAAAATCTGCCGACAAGGGGAGTGTCTTCCGTTTCAGTATCCTCCTGCTCAGTGTTATATTCCGGGTTTTCAGTGTCACTGGTGTCCTTAATTTTCTGCCGACCATATTTGTCAGCTTTCTGGGATACGAAAGATCAACGGCATCCTATGCGACTGCCTTCTTTTTTGCCGGAGGTCTGGTGGGATCATTGACTGCCGGGAAGCTTGCCGACAGGTTCAATTCCTTCATGATTCTTATTGTGGGAACTCTCTTCATCATTCCCTCTCTCATGTTCTTTTCAATAGATCTGCCTGGATGGGTCTATCTTGTTGCAGTCAGCTTCTTTGGTTTTTTCGGGTCGGCCTGTATTATCAATCAAAATCTGCTTATCGGAAGTATGGGCAGTCATCTGGGCAAAGGAGAAGTCTTTGGAATTATGATGGGAGTCATGACAATCACAGCGTCATTGAGTCCGGCTCTTTTCGGACTGTTGATTGATACGGCAGGATTTCGCCCGGCTCTGGCTATTTTTCTAATTCCCCTGGTTCTGAGTGTTTTTCTGCTTTTTCTATTGAATTCTCAAGAGAGGACTAAGAAAGAATTGCCTGTATGAATTATAATTTAGACTAG
This Oceanispirochaeta sp. DNA region includes the following protein-coding sequences:
- a CDS encoding MFS transporter — encoded protein: MKSKLLGHSANDLFWFIIPLILPTLLIRYDLNFTQAGGILTTYLVVLAICSFAIGKLSDLFSRRTILSYGFFLASLGLSASAFAPSLSVFLILISITAVGVSTFHPVMYAVIDDHSTKNKGQQMGLYEGFGTGAILLMFLINGFLLNWIGVRGILILTALPALAMGLVYQFGSSIPEHKHNPQDESEKKSADKGSVFRFSILLLSVIFRVFSVTGVLNFLPTIFVSFLGYERSTASYATAFFFAGGLVGSLTAGKLADRFNSFMILIVGTLFIIPSLMFFSIDLPGWVYLVAVSFFGFFGSACIINQNLLIGSMGSHLGKGEVFGIMMGVMTITASLSPALFGLLIDTAGFRPALAIFLIPLVLSVFLLFLLNSQERTKKELPV